In Desulfarculaceae bacterium, the following are encoded in one genomic region:
- a CDS encoding ABC transporter ATP-binding protein: MSHEVVLTTQDLSRAFGGVLAVNLVNLEVKDKLVQSVIGPNGAGKTTLINTITGRLAASSGKVLYGDKDITRRPIHHRVKMGISRTFQITSIFMGLSVWENVRIAVQSHLGGSLRILSSRPGLTSVNDKTEAILKRVGLYKLAKRPANLLAHGDQRVLEVAISLASDPRVLFLDEPAAGMSPAETDQVSDLIADLGTEMAVVLVEHDMEVVMKISHHIIVLHQGGVIARGTPREIASNQEVKDAYLGGDDWAPLSSV, translated from the coding sequence ATGAGCCACGAAGTAGTCCTAACCACCCAAGACCTATCGCGCGCCTTTGGCGGCGTGTTGGCCGTGAACCTGGTGAACCTCGAGGTCAAGGACAAGCTGGTGCAGTCGGTGATCGGCCCCAACGGCGCGGGCAAGACCACCCTGATCAACACCATCACCGGCCGCCTGGCCGCCAGCAGCGGCAAGGTGCTCTACGGCGACAAGGACATCACCCGGCGGCCCATCCACCACCGCGTGAAGATGGGCATCAGCCGCACCTTCCAGATCACCAGCATCTTCATGGGCCTGAGCGTGTGGGAGAACGTGCGCATCGCGGTGCAGAGCCATCTGGGCGGCTCGCTGCGCATCCTGTCCTCCCGCCCCGGCCTCACCTCGGTCAACGACAAGACCGAGGCCATCCTCAAGCGGGTGGGCCTGTACAAACTGGCCAAGCGGCCGGCCAACCTCTTGGCCCACGGCGACCAGCGGGTCTTGGAAGTGGCCATCTCCCTGGCCAGCGACCCCAGGGTGCTCTTTTTGGACGAGCCCGCCGCGGGCATGAGCCCGGCGGAGACCGACCAGGTGAGCGACCTCATCGCCGACCTGGGAACCGAGATGGCCGTGGTCTTGGTGGAGCACGACATGGAGGTGGTGATGAAGATCAGCCACCACATCATCGTGTTGCACCAGGGCGGGGTGATCGCGCGGGGCACCCCCCGGGAGATCGCCTCCAACCAGGAGGTCAAGGACGCCTATCTGGGCGGCGACGACTGGGCGCCGCTGAGCAGCGTGTGA